From a single Pigmentibacter ruber genomic region:
- a CDS encoding L-threonylcarbamoyladenylate synthase: MAKIVTALKPESLEECSQFLQSGELVAFPTETVYGLGANALDEKALEKIFLAKGRPKSDPLIVHLSGMVQAESLTEMTAFQRQCFDILGNQFWPGPLTIIVKASRYLPKIVTAGGDSVALRIPNGETALKLLSLSKLPIAAPSANKFGHVSPTKAQHVMDDLGNEEKLIILEQDHDCKIGIESTIIKIMEDYEIHLLRPGFISTLQISSILQKSNISFSLKRVKKTIVSNYSEDEKLDSPGQLLTHYSPNIESFILADKNKKNNISADIFLKSLLRKTILIDFNMKNIEYSEQVLKYYDLSKSGNNLEASKNLFSFLRQSEIEQNAEYILLPDFSEENDEELSAIFDRIYRAASGKYVAIN; encoded by the coding sequence GTGGCAAAAATTGTAACTGCTTTAAAACCTGAGTCACTTGAAGAATGCTCCCAGTTTCTACAATCAGGAGAACTAGTCGCCTTTCCAACTGAAACCGTTTATGGACTGGGTGCAAATGCACTAGATGAAAAAGCCCTTGAAAAGATTTTTCTTGCAAAGGGTAGACCAAAATCAGATCCTCTTATTGTTCACTTAAGTGGAATGGTTCAAGCAGAAAGCTTAACAGAAATGACTGCTTTTCAAAGACAATGTTTTGACATATTGGGGAACCAATTTTGGCCTGGTCCTTTAACAATCATAGTTAAAGCTTCCAGATATTTGCCAAAAATAGTGACAGCTGGAGGTGATTCTGTCGCTTTAAGAATTCCTAATGGAGAAACAGCATTAAAGCTACTGAGTTTGTCTAAATTACCTATAGCTGCTCCAAGTGCGAATAAATTTGGCCACGTTAGCCCAACAAAGGCTCAACATGTAATGGATGATTTAGGCAATGAAGAAAAATTAATTATTTTAGAACAAGATCATGATTGTAAAATTGGAATTGAATCAACAATTATTAAAATTATGGAAGATTATGAAATTCATTTATTAAGACCAGGATTCATTAGTACATTACAAATTTCATCAATTTTACAGAAAAGTAACATATCATTCAGCTTAAAAAGAGTAAAAAAAACAATTGTTTCTAATTACTCTGAAGATGAAAAATTAGATTCTCCGGGGCAATTATTAACACATTATTCACCTAATATTGAATCCTTTATCTTAGCTGATAAAAATAAAAAAAATAATATTAGTGCTGATATATTTTTAAAGTCATTACTTAGAAAAACAATTTTAATTGATTTTAATATGAAAAATATAGAATACTCTGAACAGGTTTTAAAATACTATGATCTTTCTAAAAGTGGAAATAATTTGGAAGCAAGTAAAAACTTGTTTAGTTTTTTAAGACAAAGCGAGATTGAACAAAATGCAGAGTATATTTTATTACCAGATTTTTCAGAAGAAAATGATGAAGAATTAAGCGCTATATTTGATAGAATATATAGAGCCGCGTCAGGTAAATATGTAGCAATTAATTAG
- a CDS encoding DNA polymerase III subunit beta: MFKKSKRFFSSDVQSISPEISAEFDRDKLASALLSVSAAQIDPDIGWVQLSFSGGKKVIISSISHNLAIKCEIEAPYSGQGVIKVSGKQFSDYVKQLPSTKVFLKAELPSRIHLKCGRSSAKIQLVHDQSQSKIDIPDAGTTVKIKGNFIERWVSSFKDFVSVDDNRFYANGALIWAERNSEGGLHAVASDALRLAKASLTEGIQILNLDSSQVLVPKKALDELKRVANIMPETDFILKWHEKELFFSVEADDYTMFAKCIAGQYPPYEAAIPQQINTEIQLDLKSIQDSVKRSLLFADKNKVMKFHFENSLLTMASSTPGQKEGEEVIEMSSSIASPFEVNYNGHLIIGILGVLSGSRVNFAWENMNRPVKITGESQRGLEVFYLLVPARF, encoded by the coding sequence ATGTTTAAAAAGAGCAAACGTTTTTTTTCATCCGACGTCCAAAGCATAAGCCCTGAAATATCAGCTGAGTTTGACAGGGACAAATTGGCGAGTGCGTTATTGTCAGTAAGTGCTGCGCAAATAGACCCTGATATCGGATGGGTTCAATTATCTTTTTCTGGTGGAAAAAAAGTTATTATTTCCTCTATAAGTCATAATTTAGCAATTAAATGTGAAATTGAAGCTCCGTATTCAGGACAAGGTGTAATTAAAGTTTCAGGTAAACAGTTTTCTGATTATGTGAAACAATTACCATCTACCAAAGTATTTTTAAAAGCAGAATTACCATCAAGAATACATTTAAAATGCGGAAGAAGTTCTGCAAAAATTCAATTAGTACATGATCAGTCACAAAGTAAAATTGACATTCCAGATGCTGGAACAACGGTTAAAATTAAAGGTAATTTTATAGAACGTTGGGTTTCTAGTTTTAAAGATTTTGTTTCTGTTGATGATAATCGTTTCTATGCAAATGGAGCATTGATTTGGGCAGAAAGAAATTCTGAGGGGGGTTTACACGCAGTTGCCAGTGATGCTCTTCGATTGGCTAAGGCCTCTTTAACTGAGGGAATTCAAATCTTAAATTTAGATAGCAGCCAAGTTTTAGTCCCAAAAAAAGCTTTGGATGAATTAAAAAGAGTAGCAAATATAATGCCAGAGACAGATTTTATTTTAAAATGGCATGAAAAAGAATTATTTTTTTCAGTCGAAGCCGATGATTATACAATGTTTGCAAAGTGTATTGCTGGTCAATATCCACCATATGAAGCTGCAATCCCTCAACAAATTAATACTGAAATTCAATTAGATCTTAAATCTATTCAAGATAGTGTGAAAAGATCATTATTATTTGCTGATAAAAATAAAGTCATGAAATTTCATTTTGAAAACTCTCTTCTTACGATGGCTAGTTCAACTCCCGGTCAAAAAGAAGGTGAAGAAGTTATTGAGATGAGTTCTTCTATAGCATCTCCGTTTGAAGTAAACTATAACGGTCATCTGATTATAGGTATTTTAGGTGTTTTATCGGGCTCAAGAGTCAATTTTGCTTGGGAAAACATGAATAGACCTGTTAAAATTACTGGCGAAAGTCAAAGGGGATTGGAAGTATTCTACCTTTTGGTTCCTGCACGTTTTTAA
- the gyrB gene encoding DNA topoisomerase (ATP-hydrolyzing) subunit B has product MFNKNKAIVYDPNNSQKNDDGYGSSNITVLEGLEAVRKRPGMYIGNTGSVGLHHLIYEIVDNSIDEYLAGHGSQIDITLHLDGSVTIADNARGIPVDKHPSGKSALEVVMTILHAGGKFDNEIYKTSGGLHGVGASVVNALSSYCRVEVKKNGGVYEQEYKCGIPQFEVRRIGDTNAHGTCTTFKPDPTIFQETTEFSFDYLSSRLRELSFLNKGICIKLVDEVKDKSQEFKYEGGLVSFVEYLNRSKVVIHTKPIYMLVDKDETVVEIALQWNDGYSENVYSYANNINTIEGGAHLTGLRGALTRVVNQLASADKNAQNLKEGLSPDDIREGLTGVVHVKLRDPQFEGQTKNKLANSRIRTLVESSLNEKLTDYFHENPDIAKKIVSKIVDAARARIAARKAKELTRRKSALDLGGLPGKIADCQDRDPANCELFIVEGDSAGGSAKQGRDRRTQAVLPLKGKILNVEKATTDKMLSNQEIRLLVQALGTGIGRHDNDVDISKLRYHKIVIMTDADVDGAHIRTLFLTFFYRQMQEVIKRGHLYIAQPPLYRYKKQKVERYLKDDVALEKFLVEIAMQDAFILDGKDQTIEISVVKNMLSCVERRNRISSILSRRRSNVFINFLSNHNSISPETFYNKNGFEKFVEEINLHCLKYGHVHTRIDFDSEHNRYFATIDLQLSGKSYHFKFDFDFISSSEFEELKRLSKQLETTFQLPLKYSHDKKTKSVTSWIELREFLLAEGRSGAYIQRYKGLGEMNAEQLWETTMQPSTRQFLQVTIEDAMEADNIFSMLMGDDVPPRKEFIEANALNVRNLDT; this is encoded by the coding sequence ATGTTTAATAAAAATAAAGCAATTGTTTATGATCCAAATAATAGTCAGAAGAATGATGATGGGTATGGTTCTTCAAACATTACAGTTTTAGAAGGTCTAGAAGCTGTAAGAAAAAGACCAGGCATGTATATCGGAAATACAGGATCTGTTGGTCTTCATCATTTAATATATGAGATTGTGGACAATTCAATCGACGAATATTTAGCCGGACATGGTTCGCAAATTGATATTACTTTGCATTTAGACGGAAGTGTTACCATAGCTGATAATGCAAGAGGAATTCCTGTAGATAAACATCCTTCAGGTAAAAGTGCATTAGAAGTTGTTATGACTATTCTCCATGCAGGTGGAAAATTCGATAATGAAATTTATAAAACATCTGGTGGTTTACATGGTGTTGGAGCTTCTGTTGTAAATGCTTTATCTAGTTATTGTAGGGTTGAAGTCAAAAAGAATGGTGGCGTTTATGAGCAAGAATATAAATGCGGTATTCCTCAATTTGAAGTAAGAAGGATAGGGGATACCAATGCTCATGGTACTTGTACAACTTTCAAACCAGATCCCACAATTTTTCAAGAAACAACTGAATTTAGTTTTGATTATTTATCTTCTAGATTAAGAGAACTGTCCTTCTTAAACAAAGGTATATGTATAAAACTTGTTGATGAAGTAAAAGATAAGTCCCAAGAATTTAAATATGAAGGTGGATTAGTTAGCTTTGTCGAATATTTAAATAGAAGCAAAGTCGTAATTCATACAAAACCTATTTATATGTTAGTTGATAAAGATGAAACTGTTGTGGAAATAGCGTTACAATGGAATGATGGATACTCTGAAAATGTTTATTCCTATGCAAACAATATTAATACTATTGAGGGCGGTGCGCATTTAACAGGATTAAGAGGTGCTCTTACAAGAGTTGTAAATCAATTAGCATCTGCAGATAAAAATGCACAAAATTTGAAAGAGGGTTTATCTCCCGACGATATTCGTGAAGGACTTACTGGTGTTGTTCATGTAAAACTTAGAGATCCTCAGTTTGAAGGGCAAACTAAAAATAAACTTGCCAACTCTAGAATTAGAACTTTGGTTGAAAGCTCTTTAAATGAAAAATTAACTGATTATTTTCATGAAAATCCTGATATAGCAAAGAAAATTGTATCAAAAATAGTGGATGCAGCTAGAGCTAGAATTGCTGCGCGTAAAGCAAAAGAATTAACTAGAAGAAAAAGCGCTCTAGATTTAGGTGGTTTACCTGGAAAAATAGCTGATTGCCAAGACAGAGACCCTGCTAACTGTGAATTATTCATAGTGGAAGGTGATTCTGCTGGTGGTTCAGCAAAACAAGGAAGAGACAGAAGAACTCAAGCTGTATTGCCATTAAAAGGTAAAATATTAAATGTCGAAAAAGCTACAACTGATAAAATGCTTTCAAATCAAGAAATTCGTTTATTAGTTCAAGCTTTAGGAACTGGCATTGGTCGTCACGATAATGATGTTGATATTTCTAAACTTCGTTATCATAAAATTGTCATCATGACAGATGCCGATGTTGATGGAGCCCACATTAGAACTCTCTTTTTAACTTTCTTTTATAGACAAATGCAGGAAGTAATTAAAAGAGGACATTTATATATTGCTCAACCACCTTTGTATCGATACAAAAAGCAAAAAGTTGAACGTTACTTAAAAGATGATGTCGCTCTTGAGAAATTTTTAGTTGAAATAGCTATGCAAGACGCTTTTATCCTTGATGGAAAAGATCAAACAATTGAAATTTCAGTTGTGAAAAATATGTTATCATGTGTTGAAAGAAGAAATAGAATATCAAGTATTCTCTCTCGCAGAAGAAGTAATGTATTTATTAATTTTTTAAGTAATCATAATTCTATTTCACCTGAAACATTTTATAATAAAAATGGGTTCGAAAAATTTGTTGAAGAAATTAATTTGCATTGTTTAAAATATGGACATGTTCATACAAGAATTGATTTTGATAGTGAGCATAACAGATATTTTGCAACAATTGATTTACAACTATCTGGTAAATCATATCATTTTAAATTTGATTTTGACTTCATAAGTTCTTCTGAATTTGAGGAATTAAAAAGACTTTCTAAACAATTAGAAACAACTTTTCAACTACCTCTAAAATATTCTCATGATAAAAAGACTAAATCTGTTACTTCATGGATTGAATTAAGAGAGTTTCTTCTTGCTGAAGGTAGAAGTGGTGCATATATACAACGCTATAAAGGTTTAGGAGAAATGAATGCTGAACAGTTGTGGGAAACAACTATGCAGCCCTCAACCAGACAATTTCTGCAGGTCACCATTGAAGATGCAATGGAAGCAGACAATATATTTTCTATGCTAATGGGTGATGATGTTCCCCCAAGAAAAGAATTTATTGAAGCTAATGCCTTAAATGTTAGAAATCTAGATACCTAA
- the gyrA gene encoding DNA gyrase subunit A produces MSLEKTSVLSANINDEMKNAYLDYAMSVIVSRALPDVRDGMKPVHRRVLYAMYEQNNVYNKPFKKSARIVGDVLGKYHPHGDSAVYGALVRLTQDFSMRYPLIDGQGNFGSIDGDSAAAMRYTEIRLAKISEALMADIEEDTVDFGPNYDNSEVQPLVLPTVLPQLLINGQSGIAVGMATNIPPHNLGEVLDALLHLLEKPKATIEQLMHYIKGPDFPTYGMICGLKGIQDAYRTGRGSIVVRGKAVVEATKGGKEQIIVTELPYQVNKLTWIEKIAELVKEEEIQGISDIRDESSKEGIRVVIEVKKGENAEVILNHLYKRTRLQDSFGVNMVCIVRGVPKLLNIKDTLECFLEHRLEVITRRTNYRLRKAEDRLHILEGLKIAVDNIDRVVAVIRGAESREDAKEKLISSYSLSEKQVTAILDMRLVQLTGLERSKIIAEHQETLEIIADLKDILSKPERVRAIVKEEFLNLKSLHSDKRRTEIVTEAGDVDIASLIPPADVFITFSSSGYIKRVNQDEFRTQNRAGKGKTGAALKENDAVKFTFHAHTHDYVLMFSNLGKVYSFKVYELPEASATARGKSINQILTMSSNEQITAMLPVKEFVENRHILMVTKQGTIKKTELSSFSNIRAGGLRAVTLEDGDTLVSVKITSGTNEIIIATANGQAVRFDEDDVRSMGRTAKGVKGITLDEDEKDYVVAAEVVQPEKCLLVVTENGYGKRSKLDEYRKTSRGAKGVKTIKISERNGKVISMMPVAEDSDIMLTTNTGRVLRIAVSSLRIMGRVTQGVCLMRILEGEKIVSVSTPSEFDETPVTQLDSSEEVE; encoded by the coding sequence ATGTCACTAGAAAAAACAAGTGTGCTTTCTGCTAATATTAATGATGAAATGAAAAATGCTTACTTAGATTACGCTATGAGTGTGATTGTAAGTCGCGCTTTGCCAGATGTACGTGATGGTATGAAACCTGTTCATAGAAGAGTTTTATATGCCATGTATGAACAAAATAACGTATATAATAAACCATTTAAAAAATCGGCTCGTATAGTCGGTGACGTTCTGGGTAAGTATCATCCCCACGGCGATTCAGCTGTTTATGGTGCTTTGGTGCGTTTAACTCAAGACTTTTCTATGCGCTATCCTTTAATTGATGGCCAAGGAAACTTTGGTTCTATCGACGGCGATTCTGCTGCGGCAATGCGTTATACAGAAATTCGTCTCGCAAAAATATCCGAAGCTTTAATGGCAGATATTGAGGAAGATACTGTAGATTTCGGTCCTAACTATGATAATAGTGAAGTTCAGCCGCTCGTTCTTCCTACTGTGTTACCTCAATTATTGATTAATGGACAAAGTGGTATTGCAGTAGGTATGGCTACAAATATTCCACCACACAATCTTGGTGAAGTCCTTGATGCATTATTGCATTTACTTGAAAAACCAAAGGCGACAATTGAACAGCTCATGCATTATATAAAAGGCCCTGACTTTCCAACTTATGGAATGATTTGTGGTTTAAAAGGGATTCAAGATGCATATAGAACTGGACGCGGCAGCATAGTTGTGCGTGGTAAAGCTGTTGTAGAAGCGACAAAAGGCGGTAAAGAGCAAATTATTGTTACTGAATTGCCTTATCAGGTGAATAAGCTTACTTGGATTGAGAAAATTGCTGAATTAGTCAAGGAAGAGGAAATTCAAGGTATTTCAGATATCCGTGATGAAAGTAGCAAAGAGGGAATTCGAGTAGTCATTGAAGTTAAAAAAGGTGAAAACGCTGAAGTTATCCTGAATCACTTATACAAAAGAACTCGTTTACAAGACTCCTTTGGCGTGAATATGGTTTGCATAGTCAGAGGCGTGCCTAAGTTACTAAATATTAAAGACACTTTAGAATGCTTTTTAGAACATCGCCTTGAAGTGATTACGCGTAGAACAAATTATCGCTTACGCAAAGCCGAAGATCGTTTGCATATTTTAGAAGGTTTAAAAATAGCAGTTGATAATATTGATCGAGTTGTTGCTGTTATACGTGGTGCTGAAAGCCGAGAAGATGCAAAAGAAAAATTAATCTCTTCATACTCACTTTCAGAAAAACAAGTCACTGCAATTCTAGACATGCGTTTAGTTCAATTAACGGGCTTAGAACGTTCAAAAATTATCGCCGAACATCAAGAAACCTTAGAAATTATAGCTGATTTGAAAGATATTTTGAGTAAGCCTGAAAGAGTAAGAGCTATTGTTAAAGAAGAATTTTTAAATTTAAAGAGTTTGCATAGTGATAAACGGAGAACTGAAATTGTAACTGAAGCCGGAGATGTTGACATTGCTAGTCTTATCCCACCAGCAGATGTATTTATTACTTTCTCCAGTTCTGGCTATATAAAAAGAGTAAATCAAGACGAATTTAGAACACAAAATAGAGCAGGAAAAGGAAAAACAGGCGCTGCATTAAAAGAAAATGATGCCGTTAAATTTACATTCCACGCACATACACATGACTATGTTTTAATGTTCTCAAATCTTGGTAAAGTTTATAGCTTCAAAGTTTATGAATTACCAGAAGCATCTGCAACTGCTCGCGGGAAATCAATCAATCAAATATTGACTATGTCTAGCAATGAACAAATTACCGCAATGTTACCTGTAAAAGAATTTGTTGAAAATAGACATATTTTGATGGTGACTAAACAAGGAACAATCAAGAAAACTGAATTATCATCTTTTTCAAATATCCGTGCAGGTGGTTTAAGGGCTGTTACGTTAGAAGATGGTGATACTCTTGTTTCAGTTAAAATTACTTCAGGAACAAATGAAATCATAATTGCTACCGCAAATGGTCAAGCAGTTCGCTTTGATGAAGATGATGTGCGCTCAATGGGAAGAACTGCAAAAGGTGTAAAAGGCATTACTCTCGACGAAGATGAAAAGGATTATGTTGTTGCTGCTGAAGTTGTTCAACCTGAAAAATGCCTATTAGTCGTTACAGAAAATGGTTATGGGAAACGGAGTAAGCTAGATGAATATCGCAAGACAAGCAGAGGCGCAAAAGGCGTTAAGACTATCAAAATAAGTGAACGTAACGGAAAAGTGATTAGCATGATGCCTGTTGCCGAAGATTCAGACATTATGTTAACCACAAATACTGGTAGAGTTTTAAGAATAGCTGTTTCTTCTTTAAGAATTATGGGTAGAGTTACTCAAGGCGTATGTTTAATGCGTATTTTAGAGGGAGAAAAAATAGTTTCCGTATCAACTCCTAGTGAATTTGATGAAACTCCTGTAACGCAATTAGATTCTTCTGAAGAAGTCGAGTAA
- the fsa gene encoding fructose-6-phosphate aldolase, with translation MKIFIDSADINEIKAVAELGVCDGVTTNPTLIAKSGHDFKSILLEIINIIPGPVSAEVISADAKGMLKEAEELAKIANSIVIKLPLTQEGLKACKALTGKGIKTNVTLCFSVGQALLAAKAGATYVSPFIGRLDDIGEEGIRLISEIKELYSAHKVETKILAASIRNPRHVTDAIIAGADIATIPYKVLLQLYKHPLTEKGLSQFLEDWEKSGQKNIV, from the coding sequence ATGAAAATATTTATTGATTCTGCTGATATTAATGAGATTAAAGCGGTTGCTGAACTAGGGGTTTGTGATGGAGTTACAACTAACCCTACATTAATTGCCAAATCTGGGCATGATTTTAAAAGTATTCTTTTAGAAATAATTAATATTATTCCAGGCCCTGTTTCAGCTGAAGTCATTTCAGCTGATGCCAAGGGAATGCTAAAAGAGGCTGAAGAACTTGCTAAAATTGCAAATAGTATAGTGATTAAATTACCCTTAACACAGGAAGGCTTAAAAGCATGTAAAGCCTTAACAGGAAAAGGGATTAAAACTAATGTAACGTTATGCTTTAGCGTTGGACAAGCTCTTTTAGCTGCAAAAGCAGGCGCAACTTATGTTTCTCCTTTTATAGGTAGATTAGATGATATTGGTGAAGAAGGAATTCGTTTGATATCAGAAATAAAAGAGCTTTATTCTGCTCATAAAGTTGAAACAAAAATATTAGCAGCTAGTATTAGAAATCCAAGGCACGTAACAGACGCGATTATTGCAGGGGCAGATATTGCTACTATTCCATATAAAGTTCTTTTACAATTATATAAACATCCTTTAACTGAAAAAGGTTTATCACAATTTTTAGAAGATTGGGAAAAATCTGGTCAAAAAAATATTGTGTAA
- a CDS encoding non-canonical purine NTP pyrophosphatase: MTILIYTGNSGKLSEFKNKIASKDAIIGLTELAKVTEQKLPEANENSDLFSTNAFIKLYKALEFIYCNKDHNIVRDIKSVIVDDSGLCVPKLGFLPGVHSATYGGLPRSDANNREKLANEINKNFNLSREIEHRLQAFFVCFLFEIKIHDIEKFSFIKNSSFIQASQFVNAELEMFEKKLLDSVNLLNVGNYKHLNLSFNSFHPTFPKENLVDIYFGYCCGEVSNREQNLIPGAGHGYDSQFYSNAYKNLSFASITLEDKNTISHRAFAMEALNKSYGENK, encoded by the coding sequence ATGACTATTTTAATATATACAGGAAATTCAGGAAAACTTTCTGAATTTAAAAATAAGATTGCATCGAAAGATGCAATTATAGGATTAACAGAGTTAGCAAAAGTTACTGAACAAAAGTTGCCAGAAGCAAATGAAAATTCAGATTTATTTAGTACAAATGCATTTATTAAGCTTTATAAAGCATTAGAATTTATTTATTGTAATAAAGATCATAATATTGTTCGTGATATTAAATCAGTTATAGTTGATGATTCTGGATTATGTGTACCTAAATTAGGTTTTCTGCCAGGGGTGCATTCAGCTACTTATGGTGGTTTACCGCGCAGTGATGCTAATAATAGAGAAAAACTTGCTAATGAAATAAATAAAAATTTTAATTTATCAAGAGAAATAGAACATAGATTGCAAGCTTTTTTTGTTTGTTTTTTATTTGAAATCAAAATACATGATATAGAAAAATTTTCTTTCATTAAAAATAGTTCCTTTATTCAAGCTTCGCAATTTGTAAATGCTGAATTAGAAATGTTTGAGAAAAAATTGTTAGATTCTGTGAATTTGTTAAATGTAGGAAACTATAAACATTTGAATTTAAGTTTTAATTCTTTTCACCCAACTTTTCCTAAAGAAAATTTAGTAGATATTTATTTTGGTTATTGCTGTGGGGAAGTTTCAAATCGAGAGCAAAATCTCATTCCTGGTGCTGGTCATGGTTATGACTCTCAATTTTATTCAAATGCATATAAAAATCTTTCATTTGCAAGTATAACATTAGAAGATAAAAATACAATTAGTCACAGAGCTTTTGCTATGGAGGCTTTAAATAAATCCTATGGGGAAAATAAATAA
- a CDS encoding NAD(P)H-dependent flavin oxidoreductase, which produces MGKINKPKIFSDEFYYKFGIKFPIIQAPMAGGGSSPKLVSAVGNNGALGFLAAGYLSADDLEKQILETKKLTKKPFGINLFIIEREKLLKLKKPLNIINIEKELGIYKNSLYQEVILDEEIEKKIDIIIKHNIQFVSFTFGLPDKKYLNLLHHNSIYLIGTATNIIEAKIIENAELDAIVVQGVEAGGHRGSFLNHDMNDEIGLLSLLEECSELLKLPIIASGGIVSGKSMLAAKILGAKAFQIGTAFLLTEESGISLKYKEALLNCHAHETVLTDKVSGKKARGKKNILINELEIKKGAKFKFPVQNFFTKELRAYANKNNLDEYLSLWCGQSVWKIKQVKSVAKLIEDLTIEFNEALTSCTKNLDLLK; this is translated from the coding sequence ATGGGGAAAATAAATAAACCAAAAATTTTTAGCGATGAATTTTATTATAAATTTGGTATAAAATTTCCAATTATTCAAGCGCCAATGGCTGGAGGAGGATCTAGTCCAAAACTTGTTTCAGCTGTCGGAAATAATGGTGCACTTGGTTTTTTAGCAGCTGGTTATTTATCTGCTGATGATTTAGAAAAACAAATATTAGAAACGAAGAAACTAACAAAAAAACCATTTGGAATAAATTTATTTATTATAGAAAGAGAAAAGTTACTTAAATTAAAAAAACCTTTAAATATAATTAATATTGAAAAAGAATTAGGAATTTATAAAAATAGTTTATACCAAGAAGTTATTCTAGATGAAGAAATAGAAAAAAAAATAGATATAATTATTAAGCATAATATTCAATTTGTAAGTTTTACTTTTGGATTACCAGATAAAAAGTATCTAAATTTACTTCATCATAATTCAATATATTTAATTGGAACAGCAACTAATATTATCGAAGCCAAAATTATTGAAAATGCAGAACTAGACGCTATCGTTGTGCAAGGAGTAGAAGCTGGTGGGCACAGAGGTTCCTTTTTAAATCATGATATGAATGATGAAATAGGATTATTATCATTACTTGAAGAGTGTTCAGAGCTTTTAAAATTACCAATTATTGCTTCTGGTGGAATAGTTAGTGGTAAGTCCATGTTGGCTGCAAAAATATTAGGAGCTAAAGCTTTTCAGATAGGAACAGCCTTTTTACTTACAGAAGAAAGTGGAATTTCTTTAAAATATAAAGAAGCCCTGTTAAATTGTCACGCGCATGAAACAGTTTTAACAGATAAAGTTTCGGGGAAAAAAGCAAGAGGTAAAAAAAATATTTTAATTAATGAATTAGAAATAAAAAAAGGCGCTAAATTTAAATTTCCTGTACAGAATTTTTTTACAAAAGAATTACGGGCATATGCAAATAAAAATAATTTAGATGAATATTTATCACTCTGGTGTGGACAAAGTGTGTGGAAAATCAAACAGGTAAAATCAGTAGCAAAATTGATTGAAGATCTTACTATTGAATTTAATGAAGCATTAACATCTTGTACAAAAAATTTAGATTTGCTCAAATAA